The genomic region NNNNNNNNNNNNGCGAAGAACTTGTCGTCGGCGGCGTCGGTGCACACTCGTTCATGCAGTGGGACGGCCTGGCACATCTCGGCACCGATGAGCACCATGTCGAAGAGCGTTCGGAGCTCGACCGTCGGATACCGTGCAGCCAGTCGGCGGGCCACGTCCTCGTATTCGTCTTGGATCTCCGGGCTGACCGCCAAGCCAAACGTGCGACCGGCCCAGGCCCGGAGGATTACCGCCGGTGCACCGGTGAACAACAAGCCGGACACCAGGAC from Acidobacteriota bacterium harbors:
- a CDS encoding PIN domain-containing protein, which codes for MDTNVLVSGLLFTGAPAVILRAWAGRTFGLAVSPEIQDEYEDVARRLAARYPTVELRTLFDMVLIGAEMCQAVPLHERVCTDAADDKFFA